In Gammaproteobacteria bacterium, one DNA window encodes the following:
- a CDS encoding GpE family phage tail protein: protein MAMIARTYHFQPSEIDELELPEFIEWLKRC, encoded by the coding sequence ATGGCAATGATCGCTCGAACATATCATTTCCAGCCGTCTGAAATCGATGAATTGGAACTGCCCGAATTTATCGAGTGGTTGAAGCGCTGTTGA
- a CDS encoding phage tail assembly protein, which produces MSNEEKQTSLNQMNLNEIIKLSFPINVNGVTTDQLVMRRMSTKDQRIAWKLSKGDNAEFEFILLCRLTDCAPNDLEELDFADYRKLQRAFQRLSADPYDSENT; this is translated from the coding sequence ATGAGCAATGAAGAAAAACAAACAAGCCTGAATCAAATGAATCTGAATGAAATCATCAAACTGAGCTTTCCAATCAATGTCAACGGCGTTACGACAGATCAATTGGTCATGCGCCGTATGTCGACCAAGGATCAGCGTATAGCCTGGAAACTATCGAAAGGAGACAACGCGGAGTTTGAATTTATTTTGCTCTGTAGATTGACCGATTGCGCACCCAATGATTTGGAGGAACTGGATTTTGCGGACTACCGCAAACTTCAGCGTGCATTTCAACGCCTATCTGCGGACCCTTACGATTCAGAAAATACCTAG
- a CDS encoding phage major tail tube protein, whose amino-acid sequence MIPQTLVNMNLFVDGKGFAGQVTSITLPKLKRKTDEHRAGGMDGPVKMGMGMEVMEASFSLTGMATDALVFFGLADDTAFNGNFRGAFKDQKGAVVPVIATFRGMLEEIDMGDWKPGDKAENKYSIAPSYYKLEVDGQVIYELDYLNNVRVINGKDEAAEERAAIGM is encoded by the coding sequence ATGATTCCACAAACACTCGTGAATATGAACCTTTTCGTCGACGGAAAAGGTTTTGCGGGGCAGGTCACGTCAATTACGCTGCCGAAGCTGAAACGCAAGACTGATGAACACCGCGCCGGCGGCATGGACGGACCGGTCAAAATGGGTATGGGCATGGAGGTGATGGAAGCCAGCTTCTCATTGACCGGCATGGCGACCGATGCATTGGTTTTCTTTGGTCTGGCCGACGATACCGCATTCAACGGCAATTTCCGGGGCGCTTTCAAGGATCAAAAGGGTGCTGTGGTACCGGTAATCGCCACCTTCCGCGGCATGCTGGAAGAAATCGACATGGGCGATTGGAAGCCGGGCGATAAAGCGGAAAACAAATACAGCATCGCGCCCAGCTATTACAAGCTGGAAGTCGACGGGCAGGTGATTTATGAGCTGGATTATCTGAACAATGTCCGCGTGATCAACGGCAAGGATGAAGCCGCCGAAGAACGCGCGGCGATTGGCATGTAA